In Plodia interpunctella isolate USDA-ARS_2022_Savannah chromosome 17, ilPloInte3.2, whole genome shotgun sequence, one genomic interval encodes:
- the htk gene encoding AT-rich interactive domain-containing protein 4B isoform X1, which produces MQGDDPPFLPVGTDVSAKYKGAFCEAKIKKVVRNIKCKVTLKAGGGTITVNDDVIKGTLRVGSTVEVKQDPKKDAMEAVIAKIQDCSQYTVVFDDGDITTLRRSALCLKSGRHFNESETLDQLPLTHPEHFSTPVIAGRRGRRGRAQSDESDGSGPCSRPVKESSEREPHVGRVVLVEAAAGAERRRPHQPAFPALVVAPTAQIKVKEDYLVRSFKDGRYYTVPKKEAREFRAGSAPLEWAGVSAALQYLNQGVLPPHWDRDTLFHEANNTSDDSSDDEPREEKDHFVAQLYKFMDDRGTPLNRNPTIANRDIDLYRLFRVVQKLGGYNRVTNQNQWKSIADKMGFHPVTTNITNLCKQAYKKFLHSFEDFYRKLGVTLVAHPRGARTPPAGRSLIRDRDKQLPATPTTPTTPTMRGKDKDSDKSETEKSDKSEKEDKVEKAEKKEKPRASDGEDSADNQPLIITTTPKVEKEKEKEKEKDKEIEKDKEKEKDKDKEKEKDKDKDKDKEKIKEKDKDKETDKEKEKEKDKDKDKEKEKVKEKEKEKEKSSTPASTSDEKTAPKRSLSKTRSLPPAKPDSHDKRTPKRRPLSSKGISTSANTSRASRRPHASTDSDSSGRASRYVSRCGPTKKMSSRRSQSANSASSGNTIASASSTKRVRKRKTTEPSSEPTRSGNPNAKAQVGDKLKVYYGPTQSESKVTYEAKVIEISSEGMLRVHYTGWNTRYDEWITPQRIALNVTQHEARNKKNPNISRRARSKRIEGKPVSESSARSDSDSDSDSDEDVKRPPKKLSVDDKGGIKTPSRSKDAKSSDSSSSSKPRKRPVRTASTPSAASPAKRPRPSAGHQGRDYDLNEIRSELKGLHTVKQEPDDAKELPEKSSETTSPPQPPPTVVSPPQPEKQAEDVYEFKEPEPFELELHDEKKKRTHRIFDDISPSKYTSTLSKSLSEEISEDPLRIRPSTLRSPSLSPFRDFGTTRDIPSRQSPEEDSKDDLFSLDDDSFPGESSSGPIFEGFTPAKNQETYSKKSKVSKLRQLIEDSPDSRADDEQSSEDEPEDIVMKEEERDPSPSLSNIEPPKTPEPPPKEDVKEPPKEVKIEVTEPEERKSPKTVTPEPPKSPPLQTKLELPSTSIKPVAPSPPIVTVTEPPKEEPKIEKEEIKLASIPLPAAEPVAKQQSVLRVSIEKLEPEPAVSKIELPSSPQVDTEEDKSEPDSPARIDVLPEPPPGFLLQSEGPKIAEKLLKAINSAKRLSMTPSPVEERPLTPKKDTLKLNKPEGKQSPIAAELKTTKLEPNKPLTKIEPVRKFSPIAVSESIFGEPSNLTDAKRDTADVKKVKPKEPSPPRLQSPLSILERRKSVADLPLPPGKNNKVLSDTIQKLSSQINQSAATASIPLPSFPPEEKSESSDSDDSERRMMIIEKLSTEDWGSGGSSETSRGVANVPANPVPGPVAGLSSLARGIHAGKSPGEWSAGESLLMLEDACKNERKHSASVVVAGSGRVGAAAAAGGPSAAAAGEEDSNISLLLCEETIPGSPAPDAEPAPPRRLHLPFACAPPHHNTNSKEERRGEAGPARALEAGEELGPGGGAGGAGAGAGWGRRHALLDNTPPTTPDSSLDMSPHRERRMSERDSPLERKDDDDESRPADSSPVEMDKPHAGGRSRKASESSAAGASSAPRARGRRRRDTDTTAADHTPHKYNFYVDLDPNWDCQTRISVLTSRLADLRKAYHSVKAELAAIDRRRKKLRRKEREAVKAAKAACS; this is translated from the exons ATg CAGGGCGACGACCCTCCCTTTCTGCCAGTGGGAACTGATGTCAGTGCAAAGTACAAAGGAGCTTTTTGTGAAgccaaaataaagaaagtggTTCGAAACATCAAATGTAAG GTGACACTAAAAGCTGGTGGGGGCACAATCACAGTGAATGATGATGTCATCAAAGGTACTTTGAGAGTTGGGAGCACAGTGGAGGTGAAGCAGGACCCCAAGAAGGATGCAATGGAAGCTGTCATTGCTAAAATACAAGATTGCAGCCAGTATACTGTTG TGTTTGATGACGGCGATATAACAACGTTGCGGCGGTCAGCTCTCTGTCTGAAGAGTGGGCGGCACTTCAACGAAAGCGAAACTTTGGACCAGTTACCGTTGACGCATCCAGAGCACTTCTCCACGCCTGTTATAGCAGGACGCCGCGGCAGACGGGGTAGAGCTCA GTCTGACGAGAGCGACGGTTCGGGCCCGTGCAGCCGGCCGGTGAAGGAGAGCAGCGAGCGGGAGCCGCACGTGGGCCGCGTGGTGCTGGTGgaggcggcggcgggcgcggaGCGGCGTCGTCCGCACCAGCCCGCCTTCCCGGCGCTGGTGGTCGCGCCCACTGCGCAGATCAAAGTCAAAGAGGATTATCTCGTGCGCTCATTCAAGGATGGACGATA ctACACGGTGCCAAAGAAGGAGGCGCGTGAGTTCCGCGCAGGCAGCGCGCCGCTGGAGTGGGCGGGCGTGTCGGCGGCGCTGCAGTACCTCAACCAGGGCGTGCTGCCGCCGCACTGGGACCGCGACACGCTCTTCCACGAGGCCAACAACACCTCCGATGAT AGTTCAGATGACGAGCCACGTGAAGAAAAGGACCATTTCGTAGCTCAACTATACAAGTTCATGGACGACCGTGGGACTCCACTCAACAGGAACCCAACTATCGCGAACCGTGACATTGACCTGTACAGATTATTCAGA GTGGTGCAAAAACTTGGCGGCTACAATAGAGTGACAAATCAAAATCAGTGGAAATCAATTGCAGACAAAATGGGTTTTCATCCAGTAACTACGAATATTACCAATCTTTGTAAACAAGCctataaaaa ATTCCTGCACAGCTTCGAGGACTTCTACCGCAAGCTGGGCGTGACGCTGGTGGCGCACCCTCGCGGCGCCCGCACGCCGCCCGCCGGCCGCTCCCTCATCCGCGACCGCGACAAGCAGCTGCCCGCCACTCCCACCACACCCACCACGCCCACCATG CGTGGTAAAGACAAAGATTCAGACAAAAGTGAAACAGAGAAAAGCGACAAGAGTGAGAAGGAAGATAAAGTGGAGAAAGCTGAGAAGAAGGAGAAGCCCCGTGCCAGTGACGGCGAAGACAGCGCTGATAACCAACCCTTGATTATAACAACTACACCCAA GGTcgagaaagaaaaagaaaaggaGAAGGAAAAGGacaaagaaattgaaaaagacaaggagaaagaaaaagataaagacaaggagaaagaaaaagataaagataaggataaagacaaagaaaaaataaaagagaaagaCAAGGACAAGGAAACTGACAAagaaaaagagaaagaaaaggATAAGGACAAAGACAAGGAAAAGGAGAAAGTGAAAGAAAAGGAGAAggagaaagaaaaaagttcGACACCGGCCAGTACGAGCGACGAGAAGACTGCCCCGAAGCGGTCGCTGTCCAAAACCCGCAGTCTGCCGCCCGCCAAACCCGATTCTCATGACAAGAGGACGCCGAAACGACGCCCACTGTCTTCCAAAG GTATCAGTACTAGTGCCAACACATCGCGCGCTTCTCGTCGACCTCACGCCTCCACGGACAGCGATAGTTCTGGACGAGCCTCCAG GTATGTGAGCAGATGCGGGCCGACCAAGAAAATGTCGAGCCGCCGTAGTCAGAGCGCCAACTCGGCCAGCAGCGGCAACACCATCGCCTCGGCCAGCAGCACCAAGCGCGTGCGCAAGAGGAAGACCACAGA aCCATCGAGTGAGCCCACTCGTTCCGGCAATCCCAACGCGAAAGCTCAAGTGGGCGACAAGTTGAAGGTTTACTACGGGCCGACGCAGTCTGAATCCAAG GTGACATACGAAGCGAAGGTGATCGAAATATCATCGGAGGGGATGCTGCGCGTGCACTACACGGGCTGGAACACGCGCTACGACGAGTGGATCACGCCGCAGCGCATCGCGCTCAACGTCACGCAACACGAGGCGCGCAACAAAAAG aaTCCAAATATAAGCAGACGCGCCCGGTCTAAAAGGATAGAAG GGAAACCTGTGTCAGAATCTTCAGCGCGGTCGGACAGTGACAGCGATTCAGACAGCGATGAGGATGTAAAGAGACCGCCCAAGAAACTGTCAGTTGATGATAAAGGCGGCATAAAGA CTCCCTCAAGATCCAAAGACGCGAAATCAAGCGACAGCAGCAGTTCAAGCAAACCGCGCAAGCGTCCCGTGCGCACGGCGTCCACGCCCTCCGCCGCCTCCCCCGCCAAGCGCCCCCGCCCCAGCGCCGGCCACCAGGGCCGCGACTACGACCTCAACGAGATACGATCCGAGCTCAAAGGCCTCCACACCGTCAAGCAAGAACCGGACGACGCTAAAGAACTGCCCGAAAAATCTTCCGAAACGACCTCCCCTCCGCAACCCCCTCCGACGGTCGTCTCCCCTCCCCAACCAGAAAAACAGGCAGAAGATGTCTACGAGTTCAAGGAACCAGAACCATTTGAATTAGAACTACACGATGAGAAGAAAAAGAGAACGCACCGCATATTCGACGACATCTCACCCAGCAAATATACTTCGACTTTATCTAAATCTTTGAGCGAGGAAATCTCCGAAGATCCGTTAAGAATTCGACCATCGACTTTGAGATCGCCTTCTCTGTCACCGTTTAGAGATTTCGGCACCACTCGTGATATCCCTTCACGTCAAAGCCCCGAGGAGGATTCTAAAGATGATCTGTTCTCATTGGATGATGACTCCTTCCCGGGAGAAAGCAGTTCCGGCCCCATCTTCGAAGGGTTCACGCCGGCTAAAAATCAAGAAACATATTCCAAAAAGAGCAAGGTATCCAAACTACGGCAGTTGATAGAAGACTCCCCAGACAGCCGGGCGGACGACGAACAGTCATCTGAAGACGAGCCTGAAGATATCGTTATGAAGGAGGAAGAGCGAGATCCGAGCCCGTCCCTCTCCAACATAGAACCGCCGAAAACTCCAGAACCTCCTCCCAAAGAAGATGTCAAAGAACCTCCAAAGGAAGTTAAGATAGAAGTAACTGAGCCTGAAGAACGTAAATCACCAAAGACCGTCACTCCAGAACCGCCTAAGTCTCCGCCTTTGCAAACAAAACTCGAATTGCCTAGCACCAGTATCAAACCTGTAGCTCCCAGTCCTCCAATCGTTACCGTGACAGAACCTCCCAAAGAGGAACCCAAGATAGAGAAAGAGGAAATCAAACTTGCATCAATACCGCTGCCGGCCGCTGAGCCTGTAGCGAAACAGCAAAGCGTTCTCAGAGTGAGCATAGAAAAACTAGAACCTGAGCCTGCGGTGTCCAAAATCGAGCTTCCTTCTAGTCCTCAAGTAGACACAGAGGAAGATAAATCTGAGCCAGACAGTCCGGCCCGGATAGACGTCCTGCCCGAGCCGCCGCCAGGTTTCCTGCTCCAGTCTGAAGGACCAAAGATAGCTGAAAAACTTCTCAAAGCTATCAACAGCGCCAAGCGGTTATCAATGACCCCTTCACCTGTGGAAGAACGTCCTTTAACTCCAAAGAAAGATACTTTGAAACTGAACAAACCCGAAGGCAAACAATCGCCCATAGCGGCGGAGCTAAAAACGACGAAGCTCGAACCGAACAAACCTTTAACAAAAATAGAGCCAGTGAGAAAATTCAGTCCAATAGCAGTAAGCGAGTCTATATTTGGGGAACCATCAAATTTGACTGACGCGAAGCGAGACACTGCTGACGTGAAGAAAGTTAAACCTAAAGAACCTTCGCCGCCGCGGTTGCAGAGTCCATTGAGTATTTTAGAGAGGCGAAAGAGTGTAGCCGATTTGCCACTGCCCCCTGGGAAGAACAATAAGGTGCTGAGTGACACGATCCAGAAGCTGTCGAGTCAGATCAACCAGTCGGCCGCGACTGCCAGTATACCGCTGCCCAGCTTCCCGCCTGAAGAGAAGAGCGAGTCCAGCGATTCCGACGACTCGGAAAGAAG AATGATGATAATAGAAAAACTATCAACGGAAGATTGGGGCAGCGGGGGCAGTTCAGAGACCTCCCGCGGCGTGGCCAACGTCCCCGCCAACCCCGTCCCGGGCCCCGTCGCGGGGCTGAGCTCCCTAGCGCGGGGCATACACGCGGGGAAGTCCCCGGGGGAGTGGAGCGCCGGGGAGTCCCTACTCATGTTGGAGGACGCTTGCAAGAACGAAAGAAAACATA GTGCGAGTGTGGTGGTGGCGGGTAGCGGCCGTGTCGGCGCCGCGGCGGCCGCGGGCGGGCCCAGCGCGGCGGCCGCGGGCGAGGAGGACAGCAACATATCGCTGTTGCTGTGTGAGGAGACGATCCCCGGGTCGCCGGCGCCGGACGCGGAGCCGGCGCCGCCGAGACGGCTGCATTTGCCGTTTGCGTGCGCGCCGCCTCATCACAATACGAATTCCAaag AAGAGCGTCGCGGCGAAGCGGGTCCGGCGCGGGCGCTGGAGGCGGGCGAGGAGCTGGGACCGGGCGGGGGCGCTgggggcgcgggcgcgggcgcgggctgGGGGCGCCGCCACGCGCTGCTCGACAACACGCCGCCCACAACGCCCGACAGCAGCTTGGACATGTCCCCACACAG AGAACGGCGTATGTCTGAACGCGACAGTCCGCTGGAGCGCAAGGACGATGACGACGAGAGCCGCCCCGCTGACTCGTCTCCGGTGGAAATGGACAAGCCACATG CAGGTGGCAGATCCCGGAAGGCGTCGGAGAGCTCGGCGGCCGGCGCTAGCagcgcgccgcgcgcgcgcgggcgCCGGCGCCGGGACACGGACACCACAGCCGCGGACCACACGCCTCATAAATACAACTTCTATGTCGACCTTG ACCCGAATTGGGACTGCCAGACGCGCATCAGCGTGCTGACGAGCCGGCTGGCCGACCTCCGCAAGGCGTACCACTCCGTGAAGGCGGAGCTGGCCGCCATCGACCGCCGCCGCAAGAAACTGCGCCGCAAGGAGAGGGAGG CTGTGAAGGCTGCCAAAGCCGCATGCTCATGA
- the htk gene encoding AT-rich interactive domain-containing protein 4A isoform X3 — protein sequence MQGDDPPFLPVGTDVSAKYKGAFCEAKIKKVVRNIKCKVTLKAGGGTITVNDDVIKGTLRVGSTVEVKQDPKKDAMEAVIAKIQDCSQYTVVFDDGDITTLRRSALCLKSGRHFNESETLDQLPLTHPEHFSTPVIAGRRGRRGRAQSDESDGSGPCSRPVKESSEREPHVGRVVLVEAAAGAERRRPHQPAFPALVVAPTAQIKVKEDYLVRSFKDGRYYTVPKKEAREFRAGSAPLEWAGVSAALQYLNQGVLPPHWDRDTLFHEANNTSDDSSDDEPREEKDHFVAQLYKFMDDRGTPLNRNPTIANRDIDLYRLFRVVQKLGGYNRVTNQNQWKSIADKMGFHPVTTNITNLCKQAYKKFLHSFEDFYRKLGVTLVAHPRGARTPPAGRSLIRDRDKQLPATPTTPTTPTMRGKDKDSDKSETEKSDKSEKEDKVEKAEKKEKPRASDGEDSADNQPLIITTTPKVEKEKEKEKEKDKEIEKDKEKEKDKDKEKEKDKDKDKDKEKIKEKDKDKETDKEKEKEKDKDKDKEKEKVKEKEKEKEKSSTPASTSDEKTAPKRSLSKTRSLPPAKPDSHDKRTPKRRPLSSKGISTSANTSRASRRPHASTDSDSSGRASRCGPTKKMSSRRSQSANSASSGNTIASASSTKRVRKRKTTEPSSEPTRSGNPNAKAQVGDKLKVYYGPTQSESKVTYEAKVIEISSEGMLRVHYTGWNTRYDEWITPQRIALNVTQHEARNKKNPNISRRARSKRIEGKPVSESSARSDSDSDSDSDEDVKRPPKKLSVDDKGGIKTPSRSKDAKSSDSSSSSKPRKRPVRTASTPSAASPAKRPRPSAGHQGRDYDLNEIRSELKGLHTVKQEPDDAKELPEKSSETTSPPQPPPTVVSPPQPEKQAEDVYEFKEPEPFELELHDEKKKRTHRIFDDISPSKYTSTLSKSLSEEISEDPLRIRPSTLRSPSLSPFRDFGTTRDIPSRQSPEEDSKDDLFSLDDDSFPGESSSGPIFEGFTPAKNQETYSKKSKVSKLRQLIEDSPDSRADDEQSSEDEPEDIVMKEEERDPSPSLSNIEPPKTPEPPPKEDVKEPPKEVKIEVTEPEERKSPKTVTPEPPKSPPLQTKLELPSTSIKPVAPSPPIVTVTEPPKEEPKIEKEEIKLASIPLPAAEPVAKQQSVLRVSIEKLEPEPAVSKIELPSSPQVDTEEDKSEPDSPARIDVLPEPPPGFLLQSEGPKIAEKLLKAINSAKRLSMTPSPVEERPLTPKKDTLKLNKPEGKQSPIAAELKTTKLEPNKPLTKIEPVRKFSPIAVSESIFGEPSNLTDAKRDTADVKKVKPKEPSPPRLQSPLSILERRKSVADLPLPPGKNNKVLSDTIQKLSSQINQSAATASIPLPSFPPEEKSESSDSDDSERRMMIIEKLSTEDWGSGGSSETSRGVANVPANPVPGPVAGLSSLARGIHAGKSPGEWSAGESLLMLEDACKNERKHSASVVVAGSGRVGAAAAAGGPSAAAAGEEDSNISLLLCEETIPGSPAPDAEPAPPRRLHLPFACAPPHHNTNSKEERRGEAGPARALEAGEELGPGGGAGGAGAGAGWGRRHALLDNTPPTTPDSSLDMSPHRERRMSERDSPLERKDDDDESRPADSSPVEMDKPHAGGRSRKASESSAAGASSAPRARGRRRRDTDTTAADHTPHKYNFYVDLDPNWDCQTRISVLTSRLADLRKAYHSVKAELAAIDRRRKKLRRKEREAVKAAKAACS from the exons ATg CAGGGCGACGACCCTCCCTTTCTGCCAGTGGGAACTGATGTCAGTGCAAAGTACAAAGGAGCTTTTTGTGAAgccaaaataaagaaagtggTTCGAAACATCAAATGTAAG GTGACACTAAAAGCTGGTGGGGGCACAATCACAGTGAATGATGATGTCATCAAAGGTACTTTGAGAGTTGGGAGCACAGTGGAGGTGAAGCAGGACCCCAAGAAGGATGCAATGGAAGCTGTCATTGCTAAAATACAAGATTGCAGCCAGTATACTGTTG TGTTTGATGACGGCGATATAACAACGTTGCGGCGGTCAGCTCTCTGTCTGAAGAGTGGGCGGCACTTCAACGAAAGCGAAACTTTGGACCAGTTACCGTTGACGCATCCAGAGCACTTCTCCACGCCTGTTATAGCAGGACGCCGCGGCAGACGGGGTAGAGCTCA GTCTGACGAGAGCGACGGTTCGGGCCCGTGCAGCCGGCCGGTGAAGGAGAGCAGCGAGCGGGAGCCGCACGTGGGCCGCGTGGTGCTGGTGgaggcggcggcgggcgcggaGCGGCGTCGTCCGCACCAGCCCGCCTTCCCGGCGCTGGTGGTCGCGCCCACTGCGCAGATCAAAGTCAAAGAGGATTATCTCGTGCGCTCATTCAAGGATGGACGATA ctACACGGTGCCAAAGAAGGAGGCGCGTGAGTTCCGCGCAGGCAGCGCGCCGCTGGAGTGGGCGGGCGTGTCGGCGGCGCTGCAGTACCTCAACCAGGGCGTGCTGCCGCCGCACTGGGACCGCGACACGCTCTTCCACGAGGCCAACAACACCTCCGATGAT AGTTCAGATGACGAGCCACGTGAAGAAAAGGACCATTTCGTAGCTCAACTATACAAGTTCATGGACGACCGTGGGACTCCACTCAACAGGAACCCAACTATCGCGAACCGTGACATTGACCTGTACAGATTATTCAGA GTGGTGCAAAAACTTGGCGGCTACAATAGAGTGACAAATCAAAATCAGTGGAAATCAATTGCAGACAAAATGGGTTTTCATCCAGTAACTACGAATATTACCAATCTTTGTAAACAAGCctataaaaa ATTCCTGCACAGCTTCGAGGACTTCTACCGCAAGCTGGGCGTGACGCTGGTGGCGCACCCTCGCGGCGCCCGCACGCCGCCCGCCGGCCGCTCCCTCATCCGCGACCGCGACAAGCAGCTGCCCGCCACTCCCACCACACCCACCACGCCCACCATG CGTGGTAAAGACAAAGATTCAGACAAAAGTGAAACAGAGAAAAGCGACAAGAGTGAGAAGGAAGATAAAGTGGAGAAAGCTGAGAAGAAGGAGAAGCCCCGTGCCAGTGACGGCGAAGACAGCGCTGATAACCAACCCTTGATTATAACAACTACACCCAA GGTcgagaaagaaaaagaaaaggaGAAGGAAAAGGacaaagaaattgaaaaagacaaggagaaagaaaaagataaagacaaggagaaagaaaaagataaagataaggataaagacaaagaaaaaataaaagagaaagaCAAGGACAAGGAAACTGACAAagaaaaagagaaagaaaaggATAAGGACAAAGACAAGGAAAAGGAGAAAGTGAAAGAAAAGGAGAAggagaaagaaaaaagttcGACACCGGCCAGTACGAGCGACGAGAAGACTGCCCCGAAGCGGTCGCTGTCCAAAACCCGCAGTCTGCCGCCCGCCAAACCCGATTCTCATGACAAGAGGACGCCGAAACGACGCCCACTGTCTTCCAAAG GTATCAGTACTAGTGCCAACACATCGCGCGCTTCTCGTCGACCTCACGCCTCCACGGACAGCGATAGTTCTGGACGAGCCTCCAG ATGCGGGCCGACCAAGAAAATGTCGAGCCGCCGTAGTCAGAGCGCCAACTCGGCCAGCAGCGGCAACACCATCGCCTCGGCCAGCAGCACCAAGCGCGTGCGCAAGAGGAAGACCACAGA aCCATCGAGTGAGCCCACTCGTTCCGGCAATCCCAACGCGAAAGCTCAAGTGGGCGACAAGTTGAAGGTTTACTACGGGCCGACGCAGTCTGAATCCAAG GTGACATACGAAGCGAAGGTGATCGAAATATCATCGGAGGGGATGCTGCGCGTGCACTACACGGGCTGGAACACGCGCTACGACGAGTGGATCACGCCGCAGCGCATCGCGCTCAACGTCACGCAACACGAGGCGCGCAACAAAAAG aaTCCAAATATAAGCAGACGCGCCCGGTCTAAAAGGATAGAAG GGAAACCTGTGTCAGAATCTTCAGCGCGGTCGGACAGTGACAGCGATTCAGACAGCGATGAGGATGTAAAGAGACCGCCCAAGAAACTGTCAGTTGATGATAAAGGCGGCATAAAGA CTCCCTCAAGATCCAAAGACGCGAAATCAAGCGACAGCAGCAGTTCAAGCAAACCGCGCAAGCGTCCCGTGCGCACGGCGTCCACGCCCTCCGCCGCCTCCCCCGCCAAGCGCCCCCGCCCCAGCGCCGGCCACCAGGGCCGCGACTACGACCTCAACGAGATACGATCCGAGCTCAAAGGCCTCCACACCGTCAAGCAAGAACCGGACGACGCTAAAGAACTGCCCGAAAAATCTTCCGAAACGACCTCCCCTCCGCAACCCCCTCCGACGGTCGTCTCCCCTCCCCAACCAGAAAAACAGGCAGAAGATGTCTACGAGTTCAAGGAACCAGAACCATTTGAATTAGAACTACACGATGAGAAGAAAAAGAGAACGCACCGCATATTCGACGACATCTCACCCAGCAAATATACTTCGACTTTATCTAAATCTTTGAGCGAGGAAATCTCCGAAGATCCGTTAAGAATTCGACCATCGACTTTGAGATCGCCTTCTCTGTCACCGTTTAGAGATTTCGGCACCACTCGTGATATCCCTTCACGTCAAAGCCCCGAGGAGGATTCTAAAGATGATCTGTTCTCATTGGATGATGACTCCTTCCCGGGAGAAAGCAGTTCCGGCCCCATCTTCGAAGGGTTCACGCCGGCTAAAAATCAAGAAACATATTCCAAAAAGAGCAAGGTATCCAAACTACGGCAGTTGATAGAAGACTCCCCAGACAGCCGGGCGGACGACGAACAGTCATCTGAAGACGAGCCTGAAGATATCGTTATGAAGGAGGAAGAGCGAGATCCGAGCCCGTCCCTCTCCAACATAGAACCGCCGAAAACTCCAGAACCTCCTCCCAAAGAAGATGTCAAAGAACCTCCAAAGGAAGTTAAGATAGAAGTAACTGAGCCTGAAGAACGTAAATCACCAAAGACCGTCACTCCAGAACCGCCTAAGTCTCCGCCTTTGCAAACAAAACTCGAATTGCCTAGCACCAGTATCAAACCTGTAGCTCCCAGTCCTCCAATCGTTACCGTGACAGAACCTCCCAAAGAGGAACCCAAGATAGAGAAAGAGGAAATCAAACTTGCATCAATACCGCTGCCGGCCGCTGAGCCTGTAGCGAAACAGCAAAGCGTTCTCAGAGTGAGCATAGAAAAACTAGAACCTGAGCCTGCGGTGTCCAAAATCGAGCTTCCTTCTAGTCCTCAAGTAGACACAGAGGAAGATAAATCTGAGCCAGACAGTCCGGCCCGGATAGACGTCCTGCCCGAGCCGCCGCCAGGTTTCCTGCTCCAGTCTGAAGGACCAAAGATAGCTGAAAAACTTCTCAAAGCTATCAACAGCGCCAAGCGGTTATCAATGACCCCTTCACCTGTGGAAGAACGTCCTTTAACTCCAAAGAAAGATACTTTGAAACTGAACAAACCCGAAGGCAAACAATCGCCCATAGCGGCGGAGCTAAAAACGACGAAGCTCGAACCGAACAAACCTTTAACAAAAATAGAGCCAGTGAGAAAATTCAGTCCAATAGCAGTAAGCGAGTCTATATTTGGGGAACCATCAAATTTGACTGACGCGAAGCGAGACACTGCTGACGTGAAGAAAGTTAAACCTAAAGAACCTTCGCCGCCGCGGTTGCAGAGTCCATTGAGTATTTTAGAGAGGCGAAAGAGTGTAGCCGATTTGCCACTGCCCCCTGGGAAGAACAATAAGGTGCTGAGTGACACGATCCAGAAGCTGTCGAGTCAGATCAACCAGTCGGCCGCGACTGCCAGTATACCGCTGCCCAGCTTCCCGCCTGAAGAGAAGAGCGAGTCCAGCGATTCCGACGACTCGGAAAGAAG AATGATGATAATAGAAAAACTATCAACGGAAGATTGGGGCAGCGGGGGCAGTTCAGAGACCTCCCGCGGCGTGGCCAACGTCCCCGCCAACCCCGTCCCGGGCCCCGTCGCGGGGCTGAGCTCCCTAGCGCGGGGCATACACGCGGGGAAGTCCCCGGGGGAGTGGAGCGCCGGGGAGTCCCTACTCATGTTGGAGGACGCTTGCAAGAACGAAAGAAAACATA GTGCGAGTGTGGTGGTGGCGGGTAGCGGCCGTGTCGGCGCCGCGGCGGCCGCGGGCGGGCCCAGCGCGGCGGCCGCGGGCGAGGAGGACAGCAACATATCGCTGTTGCTGTGTGAGGAGACGATCCCCGGGTCGCCGGCGCCGGACGCGGAGCCGGCGCCGCCGAGACGGCTGCATTTGCCGTTTGCGTGCGCGCCGCCTCATCACAATACGAATTCCAaag AAGAGCGTCGCGGCGAAGCGGGTCCGGCGCGGGCGCTGGAGGCGGGCGAGGAGCTGGGACCGGGCGGGGGCGCTgggggcgcgggcgcgggcgcgggctgGGGGCGCCGCCACGCGCTGCTCGACAACACGCCGCCCACAACGCCCGACAGCAGCTTGGACATGTCCCCACACAG AGAACGGCGTATGTCTGAACGCGACAGTCCGCTGGAGCGCAAGGACGATGACGACGAGAGCCGCCCCGCTGACTCGTCTCCGGTGGAAATGGACAAGCCACATG CAGGTGGCAGATCCCGGAAGGCGTCGGAGAGCTCGGCGGCCGGCGCTAGCagcgcgccgcgcgcgcgcgggcgCCGGCGCCGGGACACGGACACCACAGCCGCGGACCACACGCCTCATAAATACAACTTCTATGTCGACCTTG ACCCGAATTGGGACTGCCAGACGCGCATCAGCGTGCTGACGAGCCGGCTGGCCGACCTCCGCAAGGCGTACCACTCCGTGAAGGCGGAGCTGGCCGCCATCGACCGCCGCCGCAAGAAACTGCGCCGCAAGGAGAGGGAGG CTGTGAAGGCTGCCAAAGCCGCATGCTCATGA